One window of Melospiza georgiana isolate bMelGeo1 chromosome 11, bMelGeo1.pri, whole genome shotgun sequence genomic DNA carries:
- the MST1R gene encoding macrophage-stimulating protein receptor, with translation MGLSCCVCLWLLLALALLGAGAWQCPRIPYSSTRNFSIPYTLPSLDAGSPIQNVAVFTDSDGPVAVFVAVRNRILLVSPELRLLSVLVTGPVGSAKCEICRLCPATTDGPEDTDNVLLLLDPLEPWLYSCGTAQHGLCYQHQLEVRDGKVAITATHCLYSATGNSPAFCPDCVVSPLGTSATVVATSYASIFYLGSTIDSSVAARYSPQSVSIRRLKGTLDSFSNDFQWLTVLPQYRDNYTIHYVHSFADGDHVYFLMVQPERPGSAAYHTRLARLSTHERHLRRYRELVLDCRFESKRRRRRSGEEDAERDIAYNVLQAAHAARPGARLARDLGINDTDTVLFGAFAESHPESPVPQENSAVCAFPLRLLNQAMEEGMKKCCGTGHQPLRRGLSFFQPVEYCPHNVNLSAPVVDTSCWDQPTLVPAASHKVDLFNGQLTGVVLSSLFVTAMGDVTVAHLGTAEGRVFQMVLQRSSSYLLTLSNFSLGEPGPVRGAMGQQSRSLFFTAGSRVWLLNVTGPGCRHFSTCQRCLRAERFMGCGWCGDGCRRRHECPGRWVQDSCPPVLTDFHPRSAPLRGRTRVTLCGMTFRSRPEPDPCRSARGACRVAVGRRGCTVLPEESESFRPLPTSRRKEFVDVLVCELEPGGPAALRGPADVVLTVEEPPRPSGFRVYGSSTLGGFVFVEPHVSTLHPPFGPRGGGTHLSLHGKHLSAGSSWRVMVNGSECALSGQPRQDNGTIQCTAPAAGGLGAARVALWIDRQEFLAPVPFQYRPDPAVSAVVPSCSYEGSLLTIIGTHLDSVYRAKIRFEAAGVVTQATECEDPLAPDRVLCHSPAFPFESNVEVVPGNLSVLLDGADGRWLFRLRYYSRPRLYPLQQEGRRLRLKPGEDEIKVKQLGLDDVATCMNITMTVGGLDCHPSVLKNEVTCRLPPELRLPPAGAPVEVCVNGACEALGWVLSPPTSLDLAASLALGTGITFLLCCVLAAVLFRWRWKKRRGTENLELLAQPGRSDPPVTTQRPGVDYREVLVLSMAGTPGPVGPRTRVTGANGSAGAGAGAAGGGSPMPLLRATSCCLEDLRPELLEEVKDILIPEERLVTHRHQVIGKGHFGSVYHGTYTDPLLGDLHCAVKSLHRITDLEEVEEFLREGILMKSFHHPQVLSLLGVCLPRHGLPLVVLPYMRHGDLRQFIRSQQRSPTMKELIGFGLQVALGMEYLAQKKFVHRDLAARNCMLDETLTVKVADFGLARDVFGKGYYSIQQHRHAKLPVKWMALESLQTQKFTTKSDVWSFGVLMWELLTRGAAPYAGVDPYDMTHYLLQGRRLPQPSHCPDTLYRVMLSCWAPAPEERPSFTGLLGELERVLATLDGEHYVNLTVTYTNLDWGPAFPPAPPGQLPDSEDEDKHNEEEEEEKEEEEDDDTSVC, from the exons ATGGGCCTGTCGTGCTGTGTgtgcctctggctgctgctcgccctggccctgctgggtgccGGAGCCTGGCAGTGTCCCCGCATCCCTTACAGCTCCACTAGGAACTTCTCCATCCCCTACACACTGCCCAGCCTCGATGctggcagccccatccagaaTGTTGCTGTCTTCACCGACTCCGATGGCCCAGTTGCTGTCTTTGTGGCCGTCCGCAACCGCATCCTTTTGGTCAGCCCTGAGCTGCGCCTGCTCTCTGTCCTTGTCACCGGCCCAGTGGGCAGTGCCAAGTGTGAGATCTGTCGCCTGTGCCCAGCCACCACAGATGGCCCTGAGGACACGGAcaatgtcctgctgctgctggaccCGCTGGAGCCATGGCTGTACAGCTGCGGCACGGCACAGCATGGGCTGTGCTATCAGCACCAGCTGGAGGTGCGGGACGGTAAGGTGGCCATCACAGCCACACACTGCCTGTACTCGGCCACGGGCAACAGCCCTGCCTTCTGCCCTGACTGTGTGGTCAGCCCACTGGGGACCAGTGCCACTGTGGTGGCCACCTCCTACGCCTCTATCTTCTACCTCGGCTCCACCATTGACAGCAGTGTGGCAGCACGGTACAGCCCACAGTCGGTGTCCATCCGACGCCTGAAGGGCACCTTGGACAGCTTTTCAAATGACTTCCAGTGGCTGACGGTGCTGCCACAGTACCGCGACAACTACACCATCCACTACGTGCACTCCTTTGCCGACGGGGACCACGTGTATTTCCTGATGGTGCAGCCCGAGCGGCCGGGATCAGCCGCGTACCACACGCGCCTGGCGCGGCTCAGCACCCACGAGCGTCACCTGCGCCGCTACCGCGAGCTCGTCCTCGACTGCCGCTTCGAGTCCAAGCGCCGGCGCCGGCGCAGCGGCGAGGAGGATGCCGAGAGGGACATCGCCTACAAcgtgctgcaggcagcccacgctgcccggcccggcgcACGGCTGGCCCGCGACCTCGGCATCAACGACACCGACACGGTGCTCTTCGGCGCCTTCGCCGAGAGCCACCCGGAGAGCCCGGTGCCACAGGAGAACTCGGCCGTCTGCGCCTTCCCCCTGCGCCTCCTCAACCAGGCCATGGAGGAGGGCATGAAGAAGTGCTGCGGTACCGGGCACCAGCCGCTGCGGCGGGGGCTCAGTTTCTTCCAGCCGGTGGAGTACTGCCCACACAAT GTGAACCTGTCAGCACCAGTGGTCGACACCAGCTGCTGGGATCAGCCCACCCTcgtccctgctgcctcccacaAAGTGGACCTGTTCAACGGGCAGCTGACCGGTGTCGTGCTCTCCTCCCTCTTCGTCACCGCCATGGGGGATGTCACTGTggcccacctgggcacagcagaaGGACGCGTCTTCCAG atGGTGCTCCAGCGCTCCAGCTCCTACCTTCTGACCTTGTCCAACTTCTCCCTGGGAGAGCCGGGCCCAGTGCGGGGTGCCATGGGGCAGCAGAGCCGCTCGCTGTTCTTCACTGCTGGCTCCAGG GTGTGGCTCCTGAACGTCACTGGCCCTGGCTGTCGCCACTTCTCCACGTGCCAGCGCTGCCTGCGGGCCGAGCGCTTCATGGGCTGTGGCTGGTGTGGGGATGGGTGCAGGCGCCGCCACGAGTGCCCCGGCCGCTGGGTCCAGGACAGCTGCCCACCCGTCCTCACCGAC TTCCATCCCCGGAGCGCCCCGCTGCGGGGTCGGACACGGGTGACGCTCTGTGGAATGACCTTCCGCTCCCGCCCGGAGCCCGATCCCTGCCGCAGCGCCCGCGGTGCCTGCCGGGTGGCAGTGGGACGGCGAGGCTGCACCGTGCTGCCGGAGGAGAGCGAGAGCTTCAG ACCCCTGCCCACCTCCCGCCGCAAGGAGTTTGTGGATGTGCTGGTGTGTGAACTGGAGCCGGGGGGCCCGGCAGCCCTGAGGGGCCCAGCCGACGTGGTGCTCACTGTGGAGGAGCCCCCCAGACCCTCTGGCTTCCGAGTCTACGGCTCCTCCACCCTCGGTGGCTTCGTTTTCGTG GAGCCCCACGTCAGTACCCTGCACCCCCCGTTCGGCCCCCGGGGGGGTGGCACCCACCTCTCACTCCATGGCAAACACCTCtcggcagggagcagctggcgGGTGATGGTCAATGGCTCCGAGTGTGCCCTGAGCGGGCAGCCCAG GCAGGACAATGGGACAATCCAATGCACGGCTCCCGCCGCCGGGGGCCTGGGTGCAGCCCGGGTAGCCCTGTGGATCGACAGGCAGGAGTTCCTGGCCCCCGTGCCCTTCCAGTACCGCCCGGACCCCGCCGTGTCCGCCGTCGTCCCCAGCTGCAGCTATGA ggGTTCGCTGCTCACCATCATCGGCACCCACCTGGACTCCGTGTATCGCGCCAAGATCCGCTTTGAAGCCGCTGGCGTGGTTACCCAAGCCACG gagtGTGAGGACCCGCTGGCACCGGACCGggtgctgtgccacagcccagccttcCCCTTCGAGAGCAACGTGGAGGTGGTGCCGGGGAACCTGAGCGTGCTGCTGGACGGCGCCGACGGCCGCTGGCTCTTCCGCCTCCGCTACTACTCCCGGCCCAGGTTGTACCCCttgcagcaggagggcaggcGGCTCCGCCTCAAGCCCGGCGAGGATGAGATCAAAGTGAAG CAACTGGGGCTGGATGACGTGGCCACCTGCATGAACATCACCATGACGGTGGGGGGCCTGGACTGCCACCCCAGCGTCCTGAAGAACGAGGTGACGTGCCGCCTGCCCCCCGAGCTGCGCCTGCCCCCCGCCGGGGCCCCCGTGGAG GTGTGTGTGAACGGAGCCTGCGAGGCGCTGGGCTGGGTTCTGTCCCCCCCCACATCGCTGGACCTGGCcgccagcctggctctgggcaccGGCATcaccttcctgctctgctgcgTGCTGGCGGCCGTGCTGTTCCGCTGGCGCTGGAAGAAGAGGCGGG ggacggagaacctggagctgctggcgcAGCCCGGCCGCAGCGACCCCCCCGTCACCACCCAGCGCCCCGGCGTGGACTACAGAGAGGTGCTGG TGCTGAGCATGGCGGGCACTCCCGGGCCCGTGGGGCCCCGCACGCGAGTCACCGGTGCCAATGGcagcgctggggctggggctggtgcgGCGGGCGGGGGATCCCCCATGCCCCTGCTCAGGGCCACGTCCTGCTGCCTGGAGGATCTGCGGccggagctgctggaggaagtGAAGGACATCCTCATCCCCGAGGAGCGGCTTGTCACCCACCGCCACCAGGTCATCGGCAAAG GGCACTTTGGCAGCGTCTACCATGGCACCTACACGGACCCTCTGCTCGGGGACCTGCACTGCGCTGTCAAGTCCCTGCACC GCATCACGGAcctggaggaggtggaggagttCCTGCGCGAGGGCATCCTCATGAAGAGCTTCCACCACCCGCAGGTGCTCTCGCTGCTGGGGGTGTGCCTGCCCCGCCACGGGCTGCCCCTCGTCGTCCTGCCCTACATGCGCCACGGGGACCTGCGCCAGTTCATCCGCAGCCAGCAGCGG AGCCCCACAATGAAGGAGCTCATCGGCTTCGggctgcaggtggccctgggcATGGAGTACCTGGCCCAGAAGAAGTTTGTGCATCGGGACCTGGCAGCCAGGAACTGCAT GCTGGACGAGACGCTGACAGTAAAGGTGGCTGACTTTGGGCTGGCGCGGGACGTGTTCGGCAAGGGGTACTacagcatccagcagcaccGCCACGCCAAGCTGCCTGTCAAGTGGATGGCGCTGGAGAGCCTCCAGACCCAAAAATTCACCACCAAGTCTGATGTG TGGTCCTTCGGGGTGCTCATGTGGGAGCTGCTGACGCGCGGGGCAGCGCCGTACGCCGGGGTGGACCCCTACGACATGACCCACTacctgctgcaggggaggcGCCTGCCACAGCCCTCCCACTGCCCCGACACCCT gtaccgggtgatgctgagctgctgggcGCCGGCGCCCGAGGAGAGGCCGTCCTTCACCGGGCTGCTGGGCGAGCTGGAGCGTGTCCTGGCCACGCTGGATGGGGAGCACTATGTCAACCTGACTGTCACCTACACCAACCTGGACTGGGGTCCTGCCTTTCCCCCTGCTCCCCCGGGGCAGCTGCCTGATAGCGAGGATGAGGATAAACAtaatgaggaggaagaagaagagaaggaagaagaggaggacgACGACACATCTGTGTGCTGA
- the TRAIP gene encoding E3 ubiquitin-protein ligase TRAIP: MPIRAHCTICSDFFDNERDVAAVPCGHTFHQACLFQWFDTAPSRTCPQCRNQVSKRHIISKLFFDVTLDEQAAPDAETLQNELDKVKAQLSLKEKEKRECQAVVDGLRDTLDVRNATIESLQKMLGETEMLCSSLKKQMKFLEQQQEDNKSSKEEARRLRNKLRTMERIELLLQSQRSEVEEMIRDMGVGQAAVEQLAIYCVSLKKEYENLKEARKISGEMTEKLKKELFSVNNKLQKTTSELEKTKEELKSTQKDLKNADKEILSLKKKIDILQDTLKVPSVTRETLSRLVLESPAPMELQHPKLHRPAHSDEINLDAPFDVATPEHQPCTTPLGPAKRQKLDKKPPPVVNLAKKVLKEAVENGADDLEDDALKGLLPAFIRNSFLSKKPSSGGVLGSHRNTGSVRMGYDGMGGRTKFIEPTNLAEIRPLQVRSKKKVSRPASAAPAPSSSSSSSQARMDTFLL; this comes from the exons ATGCCCATCCGCGCACACTGCACCATCTGCTCCGACTTCTTCGACAACGAGCGGGACGTGGCGGCCGTGCCGTGCGGGCACACCTTCCACCAGGCCTG CCTGTTCCAATGGTTTGACACTGCCCCGAGCCGGACATGCCCGCAGTGCAGGAACCAG GTCAGCAAAAGACACATCATCAGTAAGCTGTTTTTTGATGTTACCCTGGACGAGCAAGCAGCACCGGATGCTGAGACCTTGCAG AATGAACTGGACAAGGTGAAGGCCCAGCTGTCCTTGAAAG agaaagaaaagcgGGAATGCCAGGCTGTTGTGGACGGGCTGAGGGACACTCTGGATGTGCGCAATGCCACGATAGAGTCGCTCCAGAAGATGCTGGGAGAGACAGAGATGCTGTGCTCCTCTCTCAAG AAGCAGATGAaattcctggagcagcagcaggaggataACAAAAGTTCCAAGGAGGAGGCTCGCCGGCTGCGGAACAAGCTGAGAACCATGGAGAG GATCGAGCTGTTGCTTCAGAGTCAGCGCTCAGAAGTGGAGGAGATGATCAGAGACATGGGAGTCGGGCAGGCAGCAGTGGAGCAGCTTGCAATCTACTGTGTCTCCCTCAAGAA GGAATATGAGAATTTGAAGGAGGCTCGGAAGATCTCTGGTGAGATGACAGAGAAGCTGAAAAAGGAGCTGTTTTCTGTCAATAATAAG TTGCAGAAAACGACTTCAGAGTTGGAGAAAACAAAGGAGGAGTTAAAAAGCACACAGAAAGATCTGAAGAATGCAGACAAGGAGATCTTG AGTTTGAAGAAGAAGATAGACATCCTGCAGGACACTCTGAAGGTCCCATCTGTAACCAGGGAAACACTCAGTCGGCTAGTCTTGGAAAG ccctgctcccatggagctgcagcatcccaagCTCCACCGCCCGGCCCACAGCGATGAGATCAATCTGGATGCCCCGTTCGACGTGGCCACCCCTGAACACCAGCCCTGCACAACTCCCCTTGGCCCTGCAAAAAGGCAGAAGCTGGATAAAAAGCC GCCTCCTGTGGTAAATCTGGCGAAGAAAGTTCTGAAGGAAGCAGTGGAG AACGGGGCAGATGATCTGGAGGATGATGCTCTTAAAGGACTCTTGCCAGCATTCATCAGGAACTCTTTTCTCTCCAAGAAGCCATCTTCGGGTGGTGTGCTGGGTTCCCACAGGAACACGGGCTCT GTGAGGATGGGCTACGATGGCATGGGAGGCAGGACAAAGTTCATAGAGCCA ACAAACCTGGCAGAAATCCGTCCATTACAGGTTAGGAGCAAGAAGAAGGTCTCCAGACCAgcatctgcagctc
- the CAMKV gene encoding caM kinase-like vesicle-associated protein codes for MPFGCVTLGDKKDYNQPSEVTDRYDLGQVIKTEEFCEIFRAKEKTTGKLYTCKKFLKRDGRKVRKAAKNEIIILKMVKHPNILQLVDVYITRKEYFIFLELATGREVFDWILDQGYYSEKDTSNVIRQVLEAVAYLHSLKIVHRNLKLENLVYYNRLKNSKIVISDFHLAKLENGLIKEPCGTPEYLAPEVVGRQRYGRPVDCWAIGVIMYILLSGNPPFYEEADEDDYENHDKNLFRKILAGDYEFDPPYWDDISQAAKELVTRLMEVEQDQRITAEEAISHEWISGNAASDKNIKDGVCAQIEKNFARAKWKKAVRVTTLMKRLRAPEQSETAAAPAPAATPAPAATPAPAAAPTPAATPAPAATPAPAATPAPAATPAPATTAATPAATTPATATDTAPAPAPATEPAAPSATAPEPAAPGTPPAAAQPPAPGTPPAATSTEAGAAAEPPSEQSG; via the exons ATGCCGTTTGGCTGCGTGACGCTGGGAGACAAGAAAGATTATAACCAGCCGTCTGAGGTGACCGACAGATATGACCTGGGCCAGGTCATCAAAAC GGAGGAGTTCTGTGAAATCTTCCGGGCCAAGGAGAAGACGACGGGGAAGTTGTACACCTGCAAGAAGTTTCTGAAGCGGGATGGGCGGAAAGTGCGGAAGGCAGCCAAAAACGAGATCATCATCCTCAAAAT GGTGAAGCACCCCAACATCCTACAGCTGGTGGATGTCTACATCACCCGCAAGGAATATTTCATCTTCCTGGAGCT GGCCACTGGCCGGGAGGTCTTCGACTGGATCCTGGACCAGGGCTACTACTCGGAGAAGGACACCAGCAATGTCATCCGGCAGGTGCTGGAGGCTGTTGCCTACCTGCACTCACTCAAGATCGTCCACAGAAACCTCAAG CTGGAGAACCTGGTGTACTACAATCGCCTGAAGAACTCCAAGATCGTCATCAGTGACTTCCACCTGGCCAAGCTGGAGAACGGGCTCATTAAGGAGCCCTGTGGCACCCCTGAGTACCTGG CTCCGGAGGTGGTGGGGCGGCAGCGGTACGGGCGGCCGGTGGACTGCTGGGCCATCGGCGTCATCATGTACATCCT CCTGTCGGGAAACCCCCCTTTCTACGAGGAGGCAGACGAGGATGACTATGAGAACCACGACAAGAACCTCTTCCGCAAAATCCTGGCTGGGGACTATGAGTTTGACCCGCCCTACTGGGATGACATCTCGCAAGCGG ctaAGGAGCTGGTGACACGCCTGATGGAGGTGGAGCAGGACCAGAGGATCACGGCAGAGGAGGCCATCTCCCATGAgtg GATCTCTGGGAATGCTGCCTCTGACAAGAACATCAAGGATGGCGTCTGTGCCCAGATCGAGAAGAACTTCGCCCGGGCCAAGTGGAAG AAAGCCGTGCGAGTGACCACGCTCATGAAACGCCTGCGGGCGCCCGAGCAGTCGGAGACggcggcagccccggccccggcagcgaccccggccccggcagcgaccccggccccggcagcggctccgACCCCGGCAGCGACCCCGGCCCCGGCAGCAACTCCAGCCCCGGCAGCAACTCCAGCCCCGGCAGCGACCCCGGCCCCGGCTACCACGGCAGCTACCCCGGCAGCTACCACG CCCGCGACCGCCACCGAcacggccccggccccggcccccgccACGGAGCCCGCAGCCCCCTCCGCCACCGCCCCGGAGCCCGCAGCCCCCGGCacgccgcccgccgccgcgcagcccccggcccccgGCACACCGCCCGCCGCCACATCTACCGaggccggggccgccgccgaGCCCCCCAGcgagcagagcggctga